A DNA window from Archocentrus centrarchus isolate MPI-CPG fArcCen1 chromosome 15, fArcCen1, whole genome shotgun sequence contains the following coding sequences:
- the atoh7 gene encoding transcription factor atoh7, with the protein MKSRRPSCTDSGSESSEPDSKSPEKYETATRRRMAANARERKRMQGLNTAFDRLRKVVPQWGQDKKLSKYETLQMALSYIVALNRILTDARRHTAPHRQWLDLQFDCVQPENYSCLMRYDSATGQEYIHSSLSYEFDGHEVHA; encoded by the coding sequence ATGAAGTCCCGTCGACCCAGCTGCACTGACTCTGGATCTGAGTCCTCGGAGCCGGACTCCAAGAGCCCAGAGAAGTATGAAACTGCCACGAGGCGCCGGATGGCTGCCAAcgccagagagaggaagaggatgcaGGGTTTGAACACAGCCTTTGATCGCTTACGTAAGGTGGTCCCACAGTGGGGCCAGGACAAGAAACTGTCCAAGTATGAGACCCTGCAGATGGCCCTCAGCTACATCGTGGCCCTCAACCGGATCCTGACAGACGCCAGGAGGCACACTGCTCCTCACAGGCAGTGGCTGGACCTGCAGTTTGACTGCGTGCAGCCTGAAAACTACTCCTGTCTCATGAGGTACGACTCTGCTACCGGACAGGAGTACATCCACTCATCGCTCTCCTATGAGTTTGACGGGCATGAGGTGCATGCATAA
- the tial1 gene encoding nucleolysin TIAR isoform X2: MSGLRLHHLGKYQMLIGLDRSLKANSKELCTLETQMDARVVKDMTTGKSKGYGFVSFYNKLDAENSIVNMSGQWLGGRQIRTNWATRKPPAPKSTQDNGSKQLRFDDVVNQSSPQNCTVYCGGIQSGLSEHLMRQTFSPFGQIMEVRVFPEKGYSFIRFSSHDSAAHAIVSVNGTVMEGHVVKCFWGKESPDMAKSPQQVDYSQWGQWSQVYGNQQQQQQQQQQQYGQYVTNGWQMPSYNMYGQTWNQQGFGVEQSQSAAWMGSFGSPSAQAGAPPGTVMSSLANFSMAGYQTQ; the protein is encoded by the exons ATGTCAGGGCTGCGTTTGCACCATTTGGGAAAATATC AAATGCTCATAGGATTGGACAGGAGCTTGAAGGCTAACAGCAAGGAACTGTGCACTCTGGAGACTCAGat GGACGCCCGAGTTGTGAAGGACATGACGACAGGCAAATCAAAGGGGTATGGATTTGTGTCCTTCTACAACAAACTG GATGCAGAGAATTCCATTGTTAACATGTCGGGACAGTGGCTCGGAGGGCGCCAAATCAGGACTAACTGGGCAACACGCAAACCTCCAGCTCCTAAGAGCACTCAGGACA ATGGTTCAAAGCAGCTGAGGTTTGATGATGTAGTGAACCAGTCCAGTCCACAGAACTGCACTGTGTACTGTGGAGGGATCCAGTCAGGACTGTCAG aacATCTAATGCGACAGACCTTCTCACCATTTGGTCAGATAATGGAAGTCAGGGTTTTCCCAGAGAAAGGATATTCTTTCATCAG GTTTTCCTCCCATGACAGCGCGGCCCACGCCATTGTTTCAGTAAATGGCACAGTCATGGAAGGACATGTAGTAAAGTGCTTCTGGGGCAAAGAATCACCTGACATGGCAAAAAGTCCACAGCAG GTTGATTACAGTCAGTGGGGGCAGTGGAGCCAGGTCTATggcaatcagcagcagcagcagcagcagcagcagcagcagtatggGCAGTATGTGACCAATGGGTGGCAGATGCCCTCTTACAACATGTATGGCCAGACATGGAACCAGCAAGGATTTGGAGTAGA GCAGTCCCAGTCAGCAGCCTGGATGGGAAGCTTTGGATCTCCATCAGCCCAGGCTGGAGCCCCACCTGGAACCGTCATGTCCAGCCTGGCCAACTTCAGCATGGCTGGCTACCAAACACAGTGA
- the tial1 gene encoding nucleolysin TIAR isoform X1 — translation MDDETYPKTLYVGNLSRDVTEILILQLFTQIGPCKSCKMITEHTSNDPYCFVEFFEHRDAAAALAAMNGRKILGKEVKVNWATTPSSQKKDTSNHFHVFVGDLNPEITTEDVRAAFAPFGKISDARVVKDMTTGKSKGYGFVSFYNKLDAENSIVNMSGQWLGGRQIRTNWATRKPPAPKSTQDNGSKQLRFDDVVNQSSPQNCTVYCGGIQSGLSEHLMRQTFSPFGQIMEVRVFPEKGYSFIRFSSHDSAAHAIVSVNGTVMEGHVVKCFWGKESPDMAKSPQQVDYSQWGQWSQVYGNQQQQQQQQQQQYGQYVTNGWQMPSYNMYGQTWNQQGFGVEQSQSAAWMGSFGSPSAQAGAPPGTVMSSLANFSMAGYQTQ, via the exons ATGGACGACGAAACCTACCCCAAAACCCT GTATGTGGGAAATCTCTCCAGGGATGTAACAGAAATCCTGATTCTGCAGCTCTTCACCCAGATAGGACCCTGCAAAAGCTGTAAAATGATCACAGAG CACACAAGCAATGACCCCTATTGCTTTGTGGAGTTTTTTGAACACAGAGATGCTGCTGCAGCCCTTGCAGCCATGAATGGGAGGAAGATATTAGGAAAG GAGGTGAAAGTAAACTGGGCCACCACTCCGAGTAGCCAGAAGAAAGACACATCCA ATCACTTCCATGTTTTTGTGGGTGATTTGAATCCAGAGATTACTACTGAGGATGTCAGGGCTGCGTTTGCACCATTTGGGAAAATATC GGACGCCCGAGTTGTGAAGGACATGACGACAGGCAAATCAAAGGGGTATGGATTTGTGTCCTTCTACAACAAACTG GATGCAGAGAATTCCATTGTTAACATGTCGGGACAGTGGCTCGGAGGGCGCCAAATCAGGACTAACTGGGCAACACGCAAACCTCCAGCTCCTAAGAGCACTCAGGACA ATGGTTCAAAGCAGCTGAGGTTTGATGATGTAGTGAACCAGTCCAGTCCACAGAACTGCACTGTGTACTGTGGAGGGATCCAGTCAGGACTGTCAG aacATCTAATGCGACAGACCTTCTCACCATTTGGTCAGATAATGGAAGTCAGGGTTTTCCCAGAGAAAGGATATTCTTTCATCAG GTTTTCCTCCCATGACAGCGCGGCCCACGCCATTGTTTCAGTAAATGGCACAGTCATGGAAGGACATGTAGTAAAGTGCTTCTGGGGCAAAGAATCACCTGACATGGCAAAAAGTCCACAGCAG GTTGATTACAGTCAGTGGGGGCAGTGGAGCCAGGTCTATggcaatcagcagcagcagcagcagcagcagcagcagcagtatggGCAGTATGTGACCAATGGGTGGCAGATGCCCTCTTACAACATGTATGGCCAGACATGGAACCAGCAAGGATTTGGAGTAGA GCAGTCCCAGTCAGCAGCCTGGATGGGAAGCTTTGGATCTCCATCAGCCCAGGCTGGAGCCCCACCTGGAACCGTCATGTCCAGCCTGGCCAACTTCAGCATGGCTGGCTACCAAACACAGTGA
- the tial1 gene encoding nucleolysin TIAR isoform X3: protein MDARVVKDMTTGKSKGYGFVSFYNKLDAENSIVNMSGQWLGGRQIRTNWATRKPPAPKSTQDNGSKQLRFDDVVNQSSPQNCTVYCGGIQSGLSEHLMRQTFSPFGQIMEVRVFPEKGYSFIRFSSHDSAAHAIVSVNGTVMEGHVVKCFWGKESPDMAKSPQQVDYSQWGQWSQVYGNQQQQQQQQQQQYGQYVTNGWQMPSYNMYGQTWNQQGFGVEQSQSAAWMGSFGSPSAQAGAPPGTVMSSLANFSMAGYQTQ, encoded by the exons AT GGACGCCCGAGTTGTGAAGGACATGACGACAGGCAAATCAAAGGGGTATGGATTTGTGTCCTTCTACAACAAACTG GATGCAGAGAATTCCATTGTTAACATGTCGGGACAGTGGCTCGGAGGGCGCCAAATCAGGACTAACTGGGCAACACGCAAACCTCCAGCTCCTAAGAGCACTCAGGACA ATGGTTCAAAGCAGCTGAGGTTTGATGATGTAGTGAACCAGTCCAGTCCACAGAACTGCACTGTGTACTGTGGAGGGATCCAGTCAGGACTGTCAG aacATCTAATGCGACAGACCTTCTCACCATTTGGTCAGATAATGGAAGTCAGGGTTTTCCCAGAGAAAGGATATTCTTTCATCAG GTTTTCCTCCCATGACAGCGCGGCCCACGCCATTGTTTCAGTAAATGGCACAGTCATGGAAGGACATGTAGTAAAGTGCTTCTGGGGCAAAGAATCACCTGACATGGCAAAAAGTCCACAGCAG GTTGATTACAGTCAGTGGGGGCAGTGGAGCCAGGTCTATggcaatcagcagcagcagcagcagcagcagcagcagcagtatggGCAGTATGTGACCAATGGGTGGCAGATGCCCTCTTACAACATGTATGGCCAGACATGGAACCAGCAAGGATTTGGAGTAGA GCAGTCCCAGTCAGCAGCCTGGATGGGAAGCTTTGGATCTCCATCAGCCCAGGCTGGAGCCCCACCTGGAACCGTCATGTCCAGCCTGGCCAACTTCAGCATGGCTGGCTACCAAACACAGTGA
- the pkd2l1 gene encoding polycystic kidney disease 2-like 1 protein, with translation MKSLNNRAESHLTGQAESELDQMGNGGWVNQGYCSSPPPLPKVVSTIYNPKPHFQGSMDNMYNLDTPVLLPEEPPTKDQSLKKKRRGCCSFITALWGTTLTENTSNNRALFIRITLRELLVYIFFLVDICLLTYGMTSSSAYYYSTAMTNLFVNTAGASGVMFQSIGSMDDFWAFAQGPLLGGLYWTSWYNGQSLGNVNKSFIYYENVLLGVPRMRQLKIKNNSCKVANDFRDEITGCFDVYSVEKEDDRSFGLINGTAWTYHTEKELKGSSYWGLLTTYSGAGYYQDLSLNKNESATILMELEDNLWLDRGTRAVFIDFSTYNANINLFCVITLVVEFPATGGAIPSYQIRTVKLIRYVGNWDYFILGCEFLFCVFIFYYIVEEILELRIHKFSYFFSIWNILDIVVILLAIVAIIFNVFRTVKVNNLLKKLLQNPDIYADFEFLAFWQTQYNNMNAVNLFFAWIKIFKYVSFSTTMNQLSSTLGRCAKDIFGFAIMFFIVFFAYAQLGYLLFGTQVQSFSTFVTCIFTQFRIILGDFNFDAINCANRVLGPIYFVTYVFFIFFVLLNMFLAIINDTYSEVKEELSSQKDELQITDLIKQSYMKTFMKLKLKKEKISDVQKALQSGSGEIEFKDFRETLKDMGHTDSEISAAFSKFDYDGNKVLDKDEQRRMKTELEEKRDALSAEINNLGKNYQKELYEKPPVTSSEHKSQSSETFVERQHFMSLARQVLHLESTVAIIASRIELIMEKLGLQEKAKGAGTAGKL, from the exons ATGAAGAGCTTGAACAACCGGGCTGAGAGCCACCTGACCGGGCAAGCGGAGTCTGAGTTGGACCAAATGGGTAATGGCGGCTGGGTGAACCAGGGCTACTGCAGCTCCCCTCCACCCCTGCCCAAGGTTGTCAGCACCATCTACAACCCCAAACCCCATTTCCAGGGCTCCATGGATAACATGTACAACCTGGATACCCCGGTACTGCTCCCAGAGGAACCACCAACCAAAGACCAAAGTCTGAAGAAGAAACGAAGAGGCTGCTGCTCTTTTATCACAG CGCTTTGGGGGACAACACTGACCGAAAACACCTCCAACAACAGGGCTCTGTTTATCCGCATCACGCTGCGAGAGCTGCTGGTCTACATCTTCTTCCTGGTGGACATATGCCTCT TGACATATGGTATGACAAGCTCAAGTGCCTACTATTACTCTACAGCCATGACGAACCTGTTTGTGAATACAGCCGGTGCAAGCGGggttatgtttcagtccattgGCAGCATGGATGACTTCTGGGCT TTTGCCCAGGGTCCACTATTGGGCGGCCTCTACTGGACAAGCTGGTACAATGGCCAGTCCCTGGGAAACGTAAACAAATCTTTCATCTACTATGAGAACGTGCTGCTTGGTGTCCCCAGGATGAGGCAGCTCAAGATTAAGAACAACTCCTGCAAGGTCGCCAATGACTTCCGAGATGAGATCACAGGATGTTTCGATGTTTACAGTGTCGAGAAGGAGGATGACCGCAGCTTCGGCCTCATCAATGGCACTGC CTGGACCtatcacacagagaaagagctCAAGGGTTCCTCTTACTGGGGCTTGCTGACCACCTACAGTGGCGCAGGATACTATCAAGACCTGAGTCTGAACAAAAATGAGAGCGCCACCATACTGATGGAACTCGAGGACAACCTTTGGCTGGACAGAGGAACCAGAGCAGTCTTCATCGACTTCTCCACATACAACGCCAACATCAACTTGTTCTGTGTCATCAC GTTGGTGGTTGAATTCCCAGCGACTGGCGGAGCAATCCCTTCCTACCAGATCCGAACAGTCAAACTGATTCGCTACGTAGGCAACTGGGATTACTTCATCCTCGGCTGTGAATTTCTCTTCTGTGTATTCATCTTCTACTACATCGTGGAAGAGATTCTTGAGCTGAGGATACACAAGTTCTCCTATTTCTTTAGCATCTGGAACATACTAGATATTGTTGTCATATTG CTCGCCATCGTTGCCATCATATTCAATGTATTTCGGACCGTCAAAGTGAACAACTTGCTCAAGAAACTGCTGCAAAATCCTGATATCTATGCAGATTTTGAATTTCTGGCATTCTGGCAAACCCAGTATAACAACATGAACGCAGTGAACCTGTTCTTCGCGTGGATCAAG ATTTTCAAGTACGTCAGTTTCAGTACGACCATGAATCAGCTGTCCTCCACGCTGGGCCGATGTGCTAAAGACATCTTTGGATTCGCCATCATGTTCTTCATCGTGTTCTTTGCTTACGCTCAACTCGGATATTTGCTTTTTGGAACGCAGGTTCAATCGTTCAGCACCTTTGTGACATGCAT CTTCACACAGTTCAGAATTATTCTTGGAGACTTTAATTTTGATGCCATCAACTGTGCTAACAGAGTCCTTGGGCCAATCTACTTTGTCACTTAtgtgttctttattttctttgttctgctg aACATGTTCCTGGCCATCATAAATGATACATATTCAGAGGTTAAGGAGGAGCTCTCATCCCAAAAAGATGAACTACAAATTACTGACCTCATCAAACAG AGCTATATGAAGACATTCATGAAGCTGAAgcttaaaaaagagaaaatatcagaTGTTCAGAAGGCTCTGCAGTCTGGGTCTGGAGAAATTGAATTCAAGGACTTCAGGGAAACTCTTAAAGA CATGGGACATACCGATTCAGAAATATCTGCAGCCTTCTCCAAGTTCGACTACGACGGGAACAAAGTTCTAGACAAAGACGAACAAAGGAGGATGAAAACGGAGCTGGAGGAAAAGAGG gatgctctcagTGCTGAAATCAACAATCTTGGAAAGAACTATCAGAAAGAATTGTACGAGAAGCCTCCAGTCACATCCAGTGAGCACAAGAGCCAGTCTAGTGAAACCTTTGTGGAAAGGCAACACTTTATGAG TCTGGCCAGACAGGTTCTTCACCTTGAAAGCACTGTGGCAATCATTGCATCCAGGATTGAGCTGATTATGGAGAAACTGGGATTACAAGAGAAAGCTAAAGGTGCTGGAACAGCAGGGAAACTGTGA